TTCATACACCGTAGCTGCTGTTTCCTCGGAGGTTAATGCTGCCCTGACCACTTCCACCAGCTTCATCACGGACGGTGGATTGAAGAAGTGCATACCGGCCACCCTGTCCGCTCTTTTGGTCTGAGCGGCCATTTCGGTGACGCTCAGGTATGAGGTATTGCTCGCCAGGATAGCGTGGGCCGGAGCCGCTTCGTCAAGCTGTTTGAAGATGCTCTTCTTCAAGTCCATGCTCTCAAAGACGGCCTCGATGACAAGGTCAGCCTTGCTGGCAGCCTCAGCAATATCAGATGTGGTCTGGATACGACCGATTATCGCCTTCATCTCGTCCGTGGTCATTCTCCCCTTGTCCACGAAGAACTTTTGCAGGTTGTTCTGCTGGTTTTGCAGCCCTCTCTGTACCAGTTCCTCGGTGGTATCGGTCAGTACCACCTGGTAGCCGCCGACCCGCGACATAAGCTCGGCGATGCCCGACCCCATATTACCGGCGCCGATAACGGCAATCTGTTTGATACTGTCTATTCCCATT
This is a stretch of genomic DNA from Dehalococcoidales bacterium. It encodes these proteins:
- a CDS encoding 3-hydroxyacyl-CoA dehydrogenase family protein; translated protein: MGIDSIKQIAVIGAGNMGSGIAELMSRVGGYQVVLTDTTEELVQRGLQNQQNNLQKFFVDKGRMTTDEMKAIIGRIQTTSDIAEAASKADLVIEAVFESMDLKKSIFKQLDEAAPAHAILASNTSYLSVTEMAAQTKRADRVAGMHFFNPPSVMKLVEVVRAALTSEETAATVYELARKLGKEPVYCRDTYGFLANRAAGGEPGRPWGNDAVELVWAHVAPPEDIDKAVRLGYNRPMGPLELGDLIGGWGLCVHAEEDTIREFGWERGHVHPLIKMMVRAGYTGGIGKKGIYDFWRDVLSKW